Proteins from one Mugil cephalus isolate CIBA_MC_2020 chromosome 15, CIBA_Mcephalus_1.1, whole genome shotgun sequence genomic window:
- the LOC125020904 gene encoding palmitoyltransferase ZDHHC23-A-like: MKWEKLKPPEPDDPICCCECDIYQYGCCCDCEDLDEAFNRWLRDRPPKGENQSPVFRAMINNLEISMIPALVLLPLLLRVAALHYLLGITILTTLPGLVIWYYYATHRKKRRTLFFLTLALYSLAYMYYLFITEILPRGDVSQLQVCTVTTGMILTIASLIRTKRGPGFVTAAGLYEAQSKNEEAKKDSTHLNGSSQSAASSSETSAEVKTCKEDLTAKWSRCSVCKIRRPPRAGHCRTCGSCVQRLDHHCIWINSCVGQANHCSFLLTLCVFVLTSLYGISLVLCSLCPRQYLMTALFYCPGVYNQSSTALCFTCAWYSSIVTGGLLYLLVTQVLNISFNITEREAQLALRNKTGHSRLWGLVVDTGEYSRGFYQNWVEFLNMANVSMTGKWYVIGFATNAQWFVTRKATMKMGTTTFTPTLTEDLEMSYAAVNSDGSCWRMNNLAKKTDTPGRFTYISERWGNVNDMSVVSVTYDEYALIHTIKTKSGEQTIVNKLYGRAQDLSAEVMEKFRQFSVETGVLPENIVFLPKNAECPAA; this comes from the exons GTGGCTGAGAGACAGACCACCCAAGGGTGAAAATCAGTCTCCGGTGTTCAGGGCCATGATCAACAACCTGGAGATCTCCATGATCCCAGCCCTGGTGCTCCTGCCTCTCCTGCTGAGGGTGGCAGCGCTGCACTACCTGCTGGGTATCACCATCCTCACAACTCTGCCCGGCCTGGTCATTTGGTACTACTACGCCACACACCGAAAGAAGAGGCGAaccctcttcttcctcacacTTGCACTTTACTCTCTGGCCTATATGTATTACCTCTTCATCACAGAGATTTTACCTCGTGGGGATGTCAGCCAGCTGCAGGTGTGTACAGTGACAACTGGGATGATTCTAACCATAGCCTCTCTTATTCGCACCAAGAGAGGTCCGGGATTTGTGACTGCAGCCGGCCTCTATGAAGCGCAAAGTAAGAATGAGGAAGCCAAAAAGGACTCCACACATCTTAACGGatccagccaatcagctgcATCTTCCTCTGAAACATCGGCTGAGGTAAAGACATGCAAAGAGGACCTAACGGCGAAATGGAGCAGGTGTTCTGTGTGCAAAATAAGGCGCCCCCCACGTGCTGGACACTGCCGAACCTGCGGATCATGCGTTCAGCGTCTGGACCACCACTGTATCTG GATAAACAGCTGTGTTGGACAGGCAAACCATTGCAGTTTTCTGCTGACCCTCTGTGTGTTCGTGTTGACCTCTCTGTATGGGATCAGTTTGGTGCTTTGCAGCCTCTGTCCTCGACAGTATCTTATGACGGCTCTCTTCTACTGCCCGGGCGTTTACAATCAGTCTAG CACAGCTCTTTGCTTCACCTGTGCTTGGTACAGCAGTATCGTCACAGGTGGACTTCTATACCTCCTGGTGACACAAGTCCTGAATATCAGCTTCAACATTACGGAGAGGGAGGCTCAACTGGCTCTGAGGAACAAAACGGGCCACAGTCGCCTGTGGGGTCTTGTTGTTGACACAGGAGAGTATTCACGTGGCTTCTATCAGAACTGGGTTGAGTTCCTCAACATGGCAAACGTCTCA ATGACAGGGAAGTGGTATGTGATTGGGTTTGCCACTAATGCCCAGTGGTTTGTCACCCGGAAAGCAACCATGAAGATGGGGACGACAACGTTCACCCCAACTCTCACCGAGGACTTGGAGATGTCATACGCTGCTGTCAA CTCTGATGGATCCTGCTGGAGAATGAACAACCTGGCGAAGAAGACCGATACCCCCGGAAGGTTCACATACATTAGTGAGC GCTGGGGGAACGTGAACGATATGAGCGTGGTTAGTGTGACGTATGACGAGTACGCCCTGATTCACACCATCAAGACCAAGAGTGGTGAACAAACTATTGTCAACAAACTCTATG GACGTGCCCAGGACCTGAGTGCTGAGGTGATGGAGAAATTCAGGCAGTTCTCTGTGGAGACTGGCGTCCTGCCCGAAAATATTGTTTTCCTTCCCAAAAATG cgGAGTGCCCAGCAGCCTAA